A part of Ammospiza nelsoni isolate bAmmNel1 chromosome 9, bAmmNel1.pri, whole genome shotgun sequence genomic DNA contains:
- the LAMC2 gene encoding laminin subunit gamma-2 has protein sequence MAQRWLLPLACLALLPAARGAHGGQVCDCNGMSRQCIFDWQLLRDTGNGFRCLGCQGHTEGARCERCQQGFYRQHRGLCCLPCLCHPWGSLGPQCDSDGRCSCKPGVMGDKCDQCQPGFESLSEAGCRRSGQSLQCECDPAGSVGGCHSGHCVCKESVTGELCQRCKRHFYNLDARNPAGCSPCFCYGHSDTCVSADTHSVHNITSTFQQGAEGWRGVHESGSPAQLQWSPHHQDAFIAARTSEPIYFMAPAKFLGNQQLSYGQTLSFGYRLDRGGQQPSPHDVVLEGHGLRVTAPFLPQGEALPCGVSHVYTFRLDEHPSSKWSPRLNHFEFRRLLGNLTALWIRATFGEYSTGYLDNVTLVSAQPVPGVPAPWVERCQCPAGYHGQFCQSCAPGYRRDIPSQGPFSSCVPCNCQGGGTCDPDTGECYSGDEHVGNGASCPFGSYRDPRQPHSCRPCPCGPGQGCSVGPGGEEIICDHCPPGAAGANCEYCADGYFGEPAASQPCQPCHCNGNVEPNAVGNCDRRSGECLKCLHNTAGFYCDRCKDGFFGNPLASDPSDKCRACDCDSVGAEPLKCRSDGSCICKPGFEGPRCEESECPACYGQVKEQVELYLQQLAQLELLLSEVRAGGGTSQELEGRMLEAEEMLRTILRETLSLQASDRSLEGRVARMKGQGSSSQSRLDEVKATVESLRSLGRQYERQVQETRQLLERARLDLDRSGAALLRVTIPASSFPGGSNQFLLLAQEALRLANRHTQVANAIDQAARAAREDARQALELLRAAAGGEGTEGSLPGLPRRYEELKSLVGGLKADADGMASKADTAYQGSLVLLSSLSRLAEMDITSFQEEASRLKQDSGALLALVDTSLSQYRGLRGRVGQWEQEAKELLQGQEGHRAKLTQLLSRATLARSTALQAVSTGNATFYEVEQILKSLKEFNLQAGDKRRQAKDAMRRLPIISSMVTTAREKTDQAKGIVGRAASESKAGSSVAEEVTEITTGIQEEIARLREEANKTADGVLALEKAVATLQLEAKEVDEAFERKLTEAEADAAAIEKTAQEAQRVHDKAGQAGAAVQQVLSALEELLRLMNQPGAVDEDGLRQLEENFSKAQSRSKQLKEEMSELEQTAALQKAQVRTLESSIDGILADIKNLEDIQKSLPPGCYNTKAIELP, from the exons ATGGCCCAGCGCTGGCTGCTCCCCCtggcctgcctggccctgctgcccgcGGCCCGCGGCGCACACGGGGGACAAG TGTGTGACTGCAACGGGATGTCCAGGCAGTGCATCTTTGACTGGCAGCTCCTGCGGGACACGGGGAACGGCTTCCgctgcctgggctgccagggccacACGGAGGGCGCGCGCTGTGAGCGCTGCCAGCAGGGCTTCTACCGACAGCAcagggggctctgctgcctgccctgcctctgccacccCTGGG GTTCCCTTGGCCCACAGTGTGACAGCGATGGCCGGTGCAGCTGCAAGCCTGGAGTGATGGGGGACAAGTGTGACCAGTGCCAGCCGGGCTTCGAGTCCCTGTCCgaggcaggctgcaggaggagcgGGCA GAGCCTGCAGTGTGAGTGTGACCCCGCAGGCAGTGTGGGCGGCTGTCACTCCGGCCACTGTGTCTGCAAGGAGAGCGTCACTGGGGAGCTCTGCCAgag GTGCAAGCGACACTTCTACAACCTGGATGCCAGAAACCCTGCAGGATGCTCCCCCTGCTTCTGCTACGGGCACTCGGACACGTGTGTCAGTGCGGACACCCACAGTGTCCACAACATCACCTCCACCTTCCAGCAAG GTGCTGAGGGCTGGCGAGGGGTCCATGAGAGcggctccccagcccagctccagtggTCCCCACACCACCAGGATGCCTTCATAGCAGCAAGGACATCAGAGCCAATATACTTCATGGCACCTG CGAAATTCCTTGGGAACCAGCAGCTGAGCTATGGGCAGACACTCTCCTTTGGTTACCGCCTGGACCGGGGGGGCCAGCAGCCATCCCCACACGATGTGGTCCTGGAGGGACACGGCCTGAGAGTCACTGcccccttcctgccccagggAGAGGCCCTGCCCTGCGGTGTCAGCCACGTGTACACGTTCAG GCTGGATGAGCACCCCAGCAGCAAGTGGAGCCCGAGGCTGAATCACTTTGAATTTCGCAGGCTGCTGGGAAACCTGACAGCCCTCTGGATCCGAGCCACCTTTGGGGAGTACA GCACCGGCTACCTCGACAATGTCACCCTGGTGTCAGCACAGCCCGTGCCCGGTGTCCCGGCGCCATGGGTGGAGCGCTGCCAGTGCCCGGCGGGGTACCACGGGCAGttctgccagagctgtgcccctggATACCGCAGAGACATCCCCAGCCAGGGGCCCTTCAGCTCCTGCGTGCCCTGCAACTGCCAGGGGGGAGGAACCTGCGATCCTGACACCG GTGAATGTTACTCAGGAGATGAACACGTGGGCAATGGTGCCAGCTGCCCCTTCGGCTCCTACCGGGACCCCcggcagccccacagctgcaggcCCTGCCCCTGTGGGCCCGGCCAGGGCTGCTCCGTGGGGCCCGGTGGTGAGGAGATCatctgtgaccactgccctcctggagctgctg GTGCCAATTGTGAGTACTGTGCTGATGGCTACTTTGGAgagccagcagcttcccagccctgccagccgtGCCACTGCAATGGCAACGTGGAGCCCAACGCCGTGGGTAACTGCGACCGCCGCAGCGGAGAGTGCCTCAAGTGCCTCCACAACACCGCTGGCTTCTACTGTGACCGCTGCAAGGATGGCTTCTTTGGGAACCCCCTGGCCTCTGACCCCTCAGACAAGTGCAGAG CCTGTGACTGTGACTCGGTTGGTGCCGAGCCCCTGAAGTGCAGGAGTGACGGGAGCTGCATCTGCAAACCTGGCTTTGAGGGTCCCCGCTGTGAAGAGAGTGAGTGCCCAGCTTGCTATGGCCAGGTGAAAGAGCAG GTGGAGCTctacctgcagcagctggcacagctggagctgctcctgtcagaGGTGCGAGCTGGCGGTGGgaccagccaggagctggaggggaggatgctggaggctgaggagatgctgaggaCCATCCTCAGGGAAACCCTGAGCCTTCAAG cCTCCGACAGGTCTCTGGAAGGCCGTGTGGCCAGGATGAAGGGACAGGGGTCCAGCTCCCAGAGTCGCCTGGATGAGGTCAAGGCAACAGTGGAGAGCCTGAGGTCTCTGGGCAGGCAGTATGAGAGGCAGGTGCAAGAGACAcggcagctgctggagagagccaggcTGGACCTGGATCGCAGCGGCGCTGCTCTCCTTCGGGTG aCCATTCCTGCTTCAAGCTTTCCCGGGGGTTCCAATCAGTTCTTGCTGCTGGCCCAGGAGGCTCTGAGACTGGCCAACAG gcaCACTCAGGTAGCCAATGCCATTGaccaggctgccagggctgcacgGGAGGATGCACGGCAGGCGCTGGAGCTGCTGCGCGCGGCCGCTGGCGGAGAGGGCACCGAgggctccctgccagggctgcccaggag GTATGAGGAGCTCAAGTCACTGGTTGGAGGCCTGAAGGCTGATGCTGATGGAATGGCCTCCAAGGCAGACACGGCTTATCAGGGCAGCCTGGTGCTCCTCAGCTCCCTGTCCCGCCTGGCAGAGATGGACATCACCTCCTTTCAG GAGGAAGCCTCGAGGCTGAAGCAGGACTCGggtgccctgctggccctggtggACACGTCCCTGTCGCAGTACCGGGGCCTGCGGGGCCGCgtggggcagtgggagcaggaggccaaggagctgctgcaggggcaggagggccACAGAGCG AAGCTGACACAGCTGCTGTCCCGAGCTACCCTtgccaggagcacagccctgcaagcCGTGAGCACTGGCAATGCCACCTTCTACGAGGTGGAACAGATCCTCAAGAGCCTCAAGG AGTTCAACCTGCAAGCAGGTGACAAGAGGAGGCAAGCCAAAGATGCCATGAGGAGGCTGCCCATTATCAGCAGCATGGTCACCACTGCCAGAGAGAAGACAGACCAAGCCAAAGGGATCgtgggcagagctgcttctgAGTCCAAGGCAGGCAGCAGTGTGGCAGAGGAGGTGACAGAAATCACCACAGGGATCCAAGAG GAGATTGCCCGGCTGAGGGAGGAAGCCAACAAGACAGCTGATGGTGTCCTGGCCCTGGAGAAGGCAGTGGCCACCTTGCAGCTGGAGGCCAAGGAAGTGGATGAAGCATTTGAGAGGAAGCTCACTGAGGCTGAGGCAGATGCTGCTGCCATAGAGAAG ACAGCTCAGGAAGCTCAGAGAGTCCACGACAAGGCTggccaggcaggggcagctgtgcagcaggtgctgagtgccctggaggagctgctgcggCTCATGA ACCAGCCTGGTGCTGTGGATGAGGATGGCCTGAGGCAGCTTGAGGAGAACTTCAGCAAAGCCCAGAGCAGAAGcaagcagctgaaggaggagatgtcagagctggagcagacagctgccctgcagaaggCCCAGGTGCGTACGCTGGAGAGCAGCATCGATGGCATCCTGGCTGATATTAAGAACCTGGAGGATATCCAGAAGAGTCTTCCTCCAGGCTGCTACAACACAAAAGCCATTGAATTGCCCTGA